One window from the genome of Methyloradius palustris encodes:
- a CDS encoding entericidin A/B family lipoprotein has product MNKLIAFCLLGCVISIAGCNTMSGLGKDVSKLGDKIEQKADEKK; this is encoded by the coding sequence ATGAATAAGTTAATTGCATTTTGCTTGTTGGGCTGTGTAATCAGTATTGCTGGCTGCAATACCATGTCTGGTTTAGGTAAAGATGTATCCAAGCTTGGCGACAAAATTGAGCAGAAGGCTGACGAGAAAAAGTAG
- the leuD gene encoding 3-isopropylmalate dehydratase small subunit, whose product MDKFTQLTGLVAPLDRANVDTDAIIPKQFLKSIKRSGFGPNAFDEWRYLDHGEPGMDNSKRKLNPGFVLNQPRYQGVSVLLARENFGCGSSREHAPWALEDFGFRSIIAPSFADIFYNNCFKNGMLPIVLPADVVDRLFAEVEANPGYQLNVDLQAQTVTTPSGAVHPFEVDMSRKHNLLNGLDDIGLTMQKQDSIKLFEVAHKASQPWLFN is encoded by the coding sequence ATGGATAAATTTACCCAATTGACTGGTTTGGTTGCGCCATTAGATCGTGCAAATGTCGATACTGATGCCATTATTCCCAAGCAATTCCTGAAGTCCATCAAGCGTTCAGGCTTCGGCCCAAACGCGTTTGATGAATGGCGTTATCTCGACCACGGCGAGCCTGGCATGGATAACAGCAAACGCAAGTTGAACCCCGGTTTCGTGCTGAACCAGCCGCGCTATCAAGGTGTGTCTGTGTTGTTAGCGCGTGAAAACTTCGGTTGTGGCTCAAGTCGTGAACATGCACCTTGGGCGCTGGAAGATTTTGGTTTTCGTTCTATTATTGCGCCAAGTTTCGCCGATATTTTCTACAACAACTGCTTCAAGAATGGCATGTTGCCTATCGTCTTGCCGGCAGATGTGGTGGATAGATTGTTTGCGGAAGTAGAGGCTAATCCAGGCTATCAACTTAATGTCGATTTGCAAGCGCAAACCGTGACTACACCAAGTGGTGCTGTGCATCCATTTGAAGTTGATATGTCGCGCAAACATAATTTGCTCAATGGCTTGGACGATATTGGTCTGACCATGCAGAAACAAGATAGCATCAAATTATTTGAAGTAGCTCATAAGGCATCCCAGCCCTGGCTATTCAACTAG